In a genomic window of Polycladomyces abyssicola:
- a CDS encoding RelA/SpoT family protein yields the protein MPIEQLLEKAARYLSEEDLKKVKKAYEFAKQAHEGQFRKSGEPYIHHPVAVAEILVDLQMDAITLMAAMLHDVVEDTGVTLDTLKEEFGETVTQLVDGVTKLKIRMNYKSTEEHQAENHRKMFVAMAQDFRVILIKLADRLHNMRTLKHLPEEKQRRIANETLEIFAPLAHRLGISRIKWELEDTALRYLNPQQYYRIVNLMRKKRAEREQYIEQVVKTIRERLEQTGIEADISGRPKHIYSIYKKMVTQHKQFNEIYDLLAVRVIVDTIRDCYAVLGIIHTIWKPMPGRFKDYIAMPKPNMYQSLHTTVIGPKGEPIEVQIRTKEMHQTAEYGIAAHWAYKEGQSYQPGSFEDKLKWFREIMELQQEAKDAKEFMENLKMDLFSDSVFVFTPKGDVIELPAGSVPLDFAYRIHTEVGNKCIGAKVNGKIVPLDHKLKTGDIVEILTSKHSYGPSQDWLKIVKSSHARNKIRSWFKKQRREESVAKGQEMIEALLRKHDFNPSEVLTAERLKETAAKFNFQDEEDMYAAVGYGGISTAQVVNKLTEGLKQEEDAAPVVLPEVKNMPTQRRKMAQGVRVKGVDNLLVRLSRCCNPVPGDEIIGFVTRGRGVSVHRKDCPNIQSVEPERMIGVEWEGEGEQSYHVDIEISGLDRRGLLHEVLQAVSETKTHLTAVSGKADRHGMAKIHMTLLIRNIHHLQSVVERVKRIRDIYSVRRIMQ from the coding sequence ATGCCGATAGAGCAGCTCTTGGAGAAAGCGGCACGATATCTCAGTGAAGAAGATCTGAAAAAGGTGAAGAAAGCATATGAATTTGCGAAACAAGCGCATGAAGGCCAGTTTCGCAAATCAGGTGAGCCGTATATCCACCATCCGGTAGCTGTGGCTGAAATCCTGGTCGATTTGCAGATGGATGCGATCACACTGATGGCTGCCATGTTGCACGATGTGGTGGAAGATACCGGTGTGACGCTGGATACGTTGAAAGAAGAGTTCGGGGAAACGGTGACACAGTTGGTGGACGGCGTCACGAAACTGAAAATCCGGATGAATTATAAATCGACCGAAGAACACCAGGCGGAAAACCACCGCAAGATGTTCGTGGCGATGGCGCAGGACTTCCGGGTGATCCTGATCAAGCTGGCTGACCGATTGCACAATATGCGCACGCTGAAGCACCTGCCCGAGGAAAAGCAACGGCGCATCGCCAACGAGACTTTGGAAATTTTCGCCCCGTTGGCTCATCGTCTGGGTATTTCCCGGATCAAGTGGGAGTTGGAGGATACCGCGCTACGCTATCTCAATCCCCAACAGTATTACCGGATCGTGAATCTGATGCGCAAAAAACGGGCAGAGCGTGAGCAATATATCGAACAAGTGGTCAAAACGATCCGGGAACGGTTGGAACAAACGGGAATTGAAGCGGATATTTCCGGTCGTCCCAAGCACATTTACAGTATCTACAAAAAAATGGTGACCCAGCACAAGCAGTTTAACGAGATATACGATTTGCTGGCGGTTCGTGTCATCGTTGACACCATCCGCGATTGCTATGCGGTGTTGGGGATCATTCACACAATATGGAAACCGATGCCCGGCCGGTTTAAAGACTATATTGCCATGCCCAAACCCAACATGTACCAGTCGCTGCATACCACCGTAATCGGCCCGAAAGGAGAACCGATCGAAGTTCAGATCCGGACCAAGGAGATGCACCAAACGGCCGAATATGGGATCGCGGCTCACTGGGCATACAAAGAAGGGCAAAGTTACCAACCAGGTTCCTTTGAGGATAAATTGAAGTGGTTCCGTGAAATCATGGAATTGCAGCAAGAGGCCAAGGATGCCAAGGAGTTCATGGAAAACCTGAAAATGGATCTGTTTTCCGACTCCGTGTTCGTGTTTACGCCCAAAGGGGATGTCATCGAACTGCCGGCCGGATCGGTCCCGTTGGATTTTGCCTACCGCATCCACACCGAAGTGGGCAATAAGTGTATCGGCGCCAAGGTAAACGGAAAGATTGTACCGCTTGATCACAAATTGAAAACAGGCGATATAGTGGAAATTCTCACCTCGAAGCACAGTTACGGTCCCAGCCAAGACTGGTTGAAGATCGTCAAGTCGTCCCATGCCCGCAACAAGATCCGCAGTTGGTTCAAAAAGCAGCGCAGAGAGGAAAGTGTCGCCAAAGGGCAGGAGATGATCGAGGCCCTTCTGAGAAAACACGATTTCAACCCGAGCGAGGTGCTGACGGCCGAAAGGTTGAAAGAAACGGCTGCCAAGTTCAACTTTCAAGATGAGGAAGATATGTATGCCGCTGTCGGTTATGGCGGCATCTCCACGGCACAGGTTGTCAACAAGCTGACGGAAGGCTTGAAGCAGGAAGAAGATGCGGCACCCGTCGTTCTTCCCGAAGTGAAAAACATGCCAACCCAGCGCCGAAAAATGGCGCAGGGCGTTCGAGTCAAGGGCGTGGACAACCTGTTGGTGCGCCTGTCCCGCTGTTGCAACCCCGTACCGGGCGACGAGATCATCGGGTTTGTCACCCGGGGACGCGGTGTGTCCGTTCATCGCAAGGACTGCCCCAACATCCAATCAGTCGAACCGGAACGCATGATCGGGGTGGAATGGGAAGGCGAAGGTGAGCAATCCTATCATGTGGATATCGAGATTTCCGGTTTGGATCGACGGGGATTGCTCCACGAAGTGTTGCAAGCCGTATCCGAAACCAAAACGCATTTGACCGCCGTCAGCGGCAAGGCTGATCGCCACGGAATGGCCAAGATTCACATGACTTTGCTGATCCGAAACATTCATCATTTGCAGTCAGTGGTGGAA